The DNA segment GGTGCGGAGCTGGTACGTGGAGTGGTTGCTGCCCGTGCTCCAGAAGTCGGAGACCGCCACGCCGTCGGTGCCGGTCAGGCCGCCCTTGCCGTCGTAGCGCAGGTCCGCGTAGCCGCCGTGGCCGCCGACCACCGGCTCCTTCAGCGGGACGATCAGCCGGCTCGGGTCGGACGGGTCGAGCTTGGCGGTGCCGCGCGGCCAGGCGGAGCCGCCGACATCGATGTCGAGATGGTCGTCGAACCCGGCCGGGGGAGCCTTGAGCTGCTGGGCGAAGTCCAGCACCAGGGTCTTGCCGTCCGGCTGGATCGCCGAGTCCAGCGGGCCGTTGTAGGTGAACCCGTCCGGCAGGCTGAACGCCGACTGCGGGATCGCCTCCTTGGCACCGCCGGGCGGCGTCCAGCGCACATGCAGGTTGGAGCCGCCGTAGTGCTCGAAGTACTCCACCTTGATGTCGTAGGCGTGACCCGCCTCAAGGGTGACGGGCGCCGAGTTCTGCTCACGGTCCCAGTCGTCCACCCAGTGGTCGATGACCTCCTTGCCGTCGACCCACAGCCTGAAGCCGTTGTCGCCGGTGATCGAGAAGGTGTGCGCGCCGGACTTCTCCGGGGTGAGCCGGCCGGTCCAGCGCACGCTCACGTCGTCCTGCTGCCCGGTGCGGGCCTGCAGACGGGGTTCGAGGTCGGGGAAGTCCAGCGAGGGGTCGAAGGCGGTCGCCTTCAGCGTGGCGAAGTCGAAGGCTCCGGACGCCGACTGGGTGTAGTACTCACCCTTGAGACCGTGGGCCTCGGCCGGGCCGTCGGCCTTCGGTGCGGCCGGTGACGCCGGGGACGCCTGGGAGGCGGCGGCGCCCGAGACCACGAGCGTCAGGGCGGTGAACGCGGAGGCCAGCCAGCGGTGCGGGCGGGACCTGCGGAGAGGGGATGGTGGCACGAGTACCTCCGGGGGGAACGGAGTTGCGGGTGCGTGCTCTGCCCGTGCTCCAGCACATCTTGTATAACGTTGGAAACAAGGGCAGTTGGCATGAGAACACGCCTCCTGCGCTCTGTCCAGGTGTCTGACACGAGGCGTGGGAGGACTGAGGATGCGCGTGAGTCTGAAGGACGTGGCCGAACGTGCGGGGGTCTCCGTGAAGACCGTCTCGAACGTGGTCAACGACTATCCGCACGTCACCCCGGCCATGCGGGCCCGTGTCCAGTCGGCCATCGACGAGCTGGGCTACCGGCCGAATCTGACCGCTCGTCACCTTCGCAAGGGCCGCACCGGGATCATCGGTCTGGCCGTACCGGAACTCGGCAACTCCTATTTCGCGGAGCTGGCCGGCGCCGTCATCGACGCCGCCGCCCAGCACGAGTACACCGTGCTGCTCGACCACACACAGGGCCAGCGCGAACAGGAGATCCTGGTCTGCCAGGGCTTCCGCGCCCGGGTCATGGACGGCCTGATCCTCAGCCCGCTGGAGCTGGAGACCGAGGACCTCGCCGCCCGCCGCGACGACGCCCCCCTGGTCCTGCTCGGCGAGCGGCGCTACGACCTGCCCTACGACCACATCGTGATCGACAACATCGCCGCCGCCCGCGCCGCCGTACGCCATCTGCTCGCCCTCGGCCGGCGCCGGATCGCCTTCCTCGGCGCCCGCCGGGACCACTCGCACCAGCCCGCTCACCTGCGGTTCATCGGCTGGCAGGCCGAACTCGCCGCCTCCGGCGTGGCGGTGGACGACCGATTGGTCGCCACCACCAGCGGCTGGGGCCACGAGGACGGCGCCCGCGCCATGGCCGAACTGCTGGACTCCGGCGAGCGCCCCGACGGGGTCTTCGCCTACAACGACCTGGTCGCGCTGGGCGCGATGCGGGTGATGTTCGAGCGGGGCCTGAGGGTGCCCGAGGACATCGCGGTGGTGGGCTTCGACGACGTCACCGAGTCCCGGTACGCCGCCGTCACCCTGACCACCGTCTCGCCCGACAAGGAGGCCATCGCCCGGCTCGCCGTCGAGTCCGTCGTCGGCCGGCTCAAGGGCGACCAGAACCATGAGGCTCCCCGGGCCGCCCGGCTGCTCCAGCCCGGCTTCACCCTGGTGGAGCGCGAGAGCACCCTCGGACGGCGCCCGCACTCGTTCTGACCAGCGCAAATCCCGTAATACAAAGCCCATTTGGGGCTGGTATCGGTTCGGTGTCGCCCGGCACAAGGTGTTTACACGGCACTTCCAACGATGTAAAAAGCATCCTGATCTGGTCACGGCCGGACGGCCTTCCGCAGTCCCGAAGTGGGGTAATCCGTATGAAGCCGCACTCCCGCACCACCACCAGAAACATCCTCGCCATGGGGCTCGTCGCCGGGCTGGCGCTCGTCACCGGCTGCACCAAGTCCGAGAGCGACAACTCCGCGCCCACGCGGTCCTCCAGCGCGGGCGACGACGCGGGCAAGCAGGTCGCCGAGAGCGGCGGCGGCAAGACCTGCGCGATCGGCGACTACGGCGCCGACAAGCTCGACCTGAAGAACGCCGTGGTCGGCTTCTCCCAGTCGGAGAAGGAGGCCAACCCGTTCCGCATCGCGGAGACGGCCTCCATCAAGGCCGAGGCGTCCAAGCGCGGCATCAAGCTGCTCACCGCCAACGCGCAGTCGCAGTTCTCCAAGCAGATCAGCGATGTGCAGGACCTCATCGCCAAGGGCGCCAAGCTCCTCGTCATCGCCCCGCTGAACTCCGACGGCTGGGAGCCGGTGCTCCGGTCCGCCCAGGCCAAGAAGATCCCGATCATCACCATCGACCGGCAGATCAACGCGGCCCCCTGCAAGGACTACGTCAGCTTCATCGGCTCCGACTTCGTCGCCCAGGGGCGCCGCGCGGCCGACCAGCTGATCGCGGCCACCGGCGGCAAGGGCGAGATCGCCATCCTGCTCGGCGCGGCCGGCAACAACGTCACCACCGAGCGGACCAAGGGCTTCGAGGAGCGCGTCAAGGCCAAGGCCCCCGGACTCAAGATCGTCTTCAAGCAGACCGGCGAGTTCACCCGCGAGAAGGGCCAGTCGGTCACCGAGCAGCTCATCCAGTCCAAGCCCGGCATCAAGGCGATCTACGCCGAGAACGACGAGATGGGCCTCGGCGCGGTCAACGCCCTCAAGGGCGCCGGCAAGAAGCCCGGCGCCGTGAAGATCGTGACCATCGACGGCACCCGCAACGCCGTGCAGGGCATCGCGGACGGCTGGATCAGCGCCGTCATCGAGTCCAACCCGCGCTTCGGGCCGCTGGCCTTCGCCACCCTGGACTCCTTCACCCAGGGCAAGCCGGTCGGCGAGGACATCGTCATCCAGGACAGCCAGTACACCGAGGCGAACGCCAAGGCCGACCTCGACAAGGCTTTCTGAGCGCCCACTTCGACCGGGCGCCGAGAGCCCTCCCCGGTTCTCGGCGCCCCGAGCAGGCACGTCGCCCATGACCCCATGGAGAGCAGCCGTGACCGCACCACCCGACGAAGTCCTCGCCGTCACCGGCCTGACCAAGCGCTTCCCCGGTGTACTGGCCCTGGACGACGTGACGTTCACCCTGCGGGCGGGCCAGA comes from the Streptomyces seoulensis genome and includes:
- a CDS encoding LacI family DNA-binding transcriptional regulator, translated to MRVSLKDVAERAGVSVKTVSNVVNDYPHVTPAMRARVQSAIDELGYRPNLTARHLRKGRTGIIGLAVPELGNSYFAELAGAVIDAAAQHEYTVLLDHTQGQREQEILVCQGFRARVMDGLILSPLELETEDLAARRDDAPLVLLGERRYDLPYDHIVIDNIAAARAAVRHLLALGRRRIAFLGARRDHSHQPAHLRFIGWQAELAASGVAVDDRLVATTSGWGHEDGARAMAELLDSGERPDGVFAYNDLVALGAMRVMFERGLRVPEDIAVVGFDDVTESRYAAVTLTTVSPDKEAIARLAVESVVGRLKGDQNHEAPRAARLLQPGFTLVERESTLGRRPHSF
- a CDS encoding ABC transporter substrate-binding protein, with protein sequence MKPHSRTTTRNILAMGLVAGLALVTGCTKSESDNSAPTRSSSAGDDAGKQVAESGGGKTCAIGDYGADKLDLKNAVVGFSQSEKEANPFRIAETASIKAEASKRGIKLLTANAQSQFSKQISDVQDLIAKGAKLLVIAPLNSDGWEPVLRSAQAKKIPIITIDRQINAAPCKDYVSFIGSDFVAQGRRAADQLIAATGGKGEIAILLGAAGNNVTTERTKGFEERVKAKAPGLKIVFKQTGEFTREKGQSVTEQLIQSKPGIKAIYAENDEMGLGAVNALKGAGKKPGAVKIVTIDGTRNAVQGIADGWISAVIESNPRFGPLAFATLDSFTQGKPVGEDIVIQDSQYTEANAKADLDKAF